One genomic segment of Chitinibacter sp. FCG-7 includes these proteins:
- a CDS encoding carboxymuconolactone decarboxylase family protein — MSRINVITTETATAEQQALFDAIHAQLGIVPNFLKVFANSPAALRAFLGLHGIAKEGSLDLQTRERIALALAQQNSCEYCLSAHTAIGKGAGLNGDEIAANRAGSSQDAKAAIAVKLARSLAEHKGEITTAELIEARNAGFSDADIVEIITHVGMNLLTNILGKASRVEIDFPKVTLA, encoded by the coding sequence ATGAGCCGCATTAACGTCATCACTACTGAAACTGCCACCGCCGAACAACAAGCCTTGTTTGACGCGATCCACGCCCAGCTCGGTATCGTACCGAATTTCTTGAAAGTGTTTGCCAACTCGCCCGCCGCACTGCGCGCCTTCCTCGGCCTGCACGGTATTGCCAAAGAAGGCAGCTTGGATCTGCAAACCCGCGAGCGCATCGCCCTAGCGCTGGCGCAGCAAAACTCCTGCGAATACTGCTTGTCGGCGCATACCGCGATTGGTAAAGGCGCAGGCCTGAATGGCGATGAAATCGCCGCCAACCGCGCCGGTAGCAGCCAAGACGCCAAAGCCGCCATCGCCGTAAAACTGGCGCGCTCGCTGGCCGAACACAAAGGCGAAATCACCACCGCCGAGCTAATCGAAGCGCGCAACGCCGGTTTTAGCGATGCCGACATCGTCGAGATCATCACGCATGTCGGCATGAATTTGCTGACCAATATCCTGGGCAAAGCCAGCCGCGTGGAAATCGACTTCCCGAAAGTGACTTTGGCTTAA
- a CDS encoding LysR family transcriptional regulator: MDRFHQMSVYVAVAETESFAAAARKLAMSPPAVTRAVAALEEALGVKLLNRTTRYVRVTDAGQRYLDDARRILAEVQEADEVAAGINAEPRGHLTITAPVLFGQLYVMPQVVKFLQRYPDVDVSAMFLDRVVNMLEEGVDVGIRIGALPDSTMRAIRVGQVRRVLCASPDYLAQYGIPQTPQDLLKHQIVAASGISPTIEWKFGDDEHSKAVRIKPRITVTSNDGAISAVRHGAGITRLMSYQVAEYLQRGELKTVLGEFEAKPLPIHIVHREGRHGSAKIRAFVDFMAQALKENSALN, encoded by the coding sequence ATGGATCGATTTCATCAGATGAGCGTGTATGTGGCGGTAGCGGAAACGGAGAGCTTTGCCGCTGCGGCGCGCAAGCTGGCGATGTCGCCGCCAGCGGTGACGCGCGCCGTGGCCGCGCTGGAAGAAGCATTGGGCGTGAAGTTACTGAACCGTACCACGCGCTATGTGCGCGTGACTGATGCAGGGCAGCGCTATCTGGACGATGCACGGCGCATTCTGGCCGAGGTACAGGAAGCCGACGAAGTGGCCGCCGGGATTAACGCCGAGCCGCGCGGGCATCTCACCATCACCGCGCCGGTGTTATTTGGCCAGCTGTATGTCATGCCGCAGGTGGTGAAATTTTTGCAACGCTACCCGGATGTCGATGTATCGGCGATGTTTCTCGACCGGGTGGTGAATATGCTGGAAGAAGGCGTGGACGTGGGTATCCGCATCGGCGCCTTGCCCGATAGCACCATGCGGGCAATACGGGTAGGGCAGGTGCGCCGCGTGCTGTGCGCCTCGCCCGACTATCTGGCGCAATATGGCATCCCGCAAACGCCGCAAGATTTGCTCAAGCACCAGATCGTTGCCGCCAGCGGCATTAGTCCGACGATTGAGTGGAAGTTTGGCGACGATGAGCACAGCAAAGCCGTGCGCATCAAACCCCGCATTACCGTGACCAGCAATGATGGTGCAATTTCGGCGGTGCGCCATGGTGCGGGGATTACGCGGCTGATGTCGTATCAGGTGGCGGAGTATTTGCAGCGTGGCGAATTAAAGACGGTGCTGGGTGAGTTTGAAGCCAAACCATTGCCGATTCACATCGTTCATCGCGAAGGACGGCATGGTTCGGCCAAAATCCGCGCCTTCGTCGATTTTATGGCGCAAGCACTCAAAGAAAACAGCGCGCTCAACTAG
- a CDS encoding ABC transporter substrate-binding protein, with protein MKINLTLALIGILLSGISHGKALTVCTEASPDGFDVVQYNSLTNTNAAADTIFNRLLEYDASSGKLVPSLAQQWQVSADGLQYTFKLRAKVAFQRTDYFQPTRALNADDVIFSFQRMLDPNHPWHASAPNGYPHAQSFGLGKLVKDIRRIDDLTVQFTLQQADATFLPLLSMGFASIYSAQYAAQLLATNQQNAFTSKPIGTGPFALRSFQKDAVIRFDAHPQYFGGKPKSDKLIYAITPDPVVRVQKVKAGECQIALGPKPQEITAAQQDKNLKVLSTPMFATAFVALNTQHKPLDQVEVRQALKLAFDQKTYLNQVFQGTATAANSPLPPATWSYLGDKDTSYNPGKAKALLAKAGFPNGFDTTIWIRPAGSTLNPNPRLGGELLQADLAKIGVRAELKTIEWGELIKRAKAGEHDILFMGWSGDNGDPDNFLTPQFACASLESGLNFARYCQPQLDALIKKGRTTANISERSKQYQAAQKIIAQQALWIPLAHPLISVITTPKVTGYIVNPFGRQNWLNVRSQ; from the coding sequence ATGAAAATCAATCTAACTCTTGCCTTGATCGGCATACTACTTAGCGGTATATCACACGGCAAAGCTTTGACCGTGTGCACTGAAGCCAGCCCCGATGGTTTTGACGTGGTGCAATACAATTCACTGACCAATACCAACGCGGCGGCCGACACCATTTTCAACCGGCTGCTTGAATACGATGCCAGCAGCGGCAAGCTGGTACCCAGCTTGGCGCAACAATGGCAAGTGAGCGCAGATGGCCTGCAATACACTTTCAAGCTGCGAGCAAAGGTGGCGTTTCAACGCACCGATTATTTCCAGCCTACCCGGGCGCTGAATGCCGACGATGTTATTTTCAGCTTCCAGCGCATGCTCGACCCCAATCACCCCTGGCATGCCAGCGCCCCCAACGGCTACCCGCACGCCCAATCATTTGGGCTAGGCAAGCTGGTTAAAGACATCCGCAGAATCGACGATTTAACCGTGCAATTTACTTTGCAGCAGGCCGACGCCACTTTCTTGCCATTGCTGAGCATGGGGTTTGCATCGATTTACTCAGCGCAATACGCCGCCCAGCTACTGGCCACAAATCAGCAAAATGCATTCACCAGCAAACCGATTGGCACCGGCCCATTTGCATTGCGCAGCTTTCAGAAAGACGCCGTAATCCGCTTTGATGCCCACCCACAGTATTTTGGCGGCAAGCCCAAATCGGATAAATTAATCTACGCCATCACCCCGGATCCAGTGGTGCGGGTGCAAAAAGTCAAAGCAGGCGAATGCCAGATTGCGCTCGGCCCCAAACCACAGGAAATCACCGCCGCACAGCAGGATAAAAACCTCAAAGTACTGAGCACACCGATGTTTGCCACCGCTTTTGTCGCACTCAATACGCAGCACAAACCGCTCGATCAAGTCGAAGTGCGGCAAGCGCTCAAACTCGCTTTCGACCAGAAAACCTATCTAAATCAAGTTTTCCAGGGTACCGCTACCGCGGCCAATAGCCCGCTGCCACCTGCAACGTGGAGCTATCTGGGCGACAAGGACACCAGCTACAACCCGGGCAAAGCCAAAGCGCTGCTGGCCAAAGCAGGCTTTCCCAATGGCTTTGACACCACAATCTGGATTCGTCCGGCTGGCAGCACACTGAACCCGAATCCACGGCTGGGTGGCGAATTGCTGCAAGCCGATCTAGCCAAAATCGGCGTTCGTGCTGAGCTGAAAACCATAGAATGGGGCGAGCTGATCAAACGCGCCAAAGCGGGCGAGCATGATATTTTGTTTATGGGCTGGAGCGGTGACAATGGCGACCCGGATAATTTCCTGACGCCGCAATTTGCCTGCGCTTCGCTTGAATCGGGACTCAATTTCGCCCGTTACTGCCAGCCGCAGCTCGATGCTCTGATCAAGAAAGGCCGCACCACAGCCAATATCAGCGAGCGCAGCAAGCAATATCAGGCCGCGCAAAAAATCATCGCGCAGCAAGCATTATGGATACCGCTGGCGCACCCGCTGATTTCGGTGATTACCACGCCCAAAGTCACAGGCTATATCGTCAATCCCTTCGGGCGGCAAAACTGGCTGAACGTGCGCAGCCAATAA
- a CDS encoding family 2A encapsulin nanocompartment cargo protein cysteine desulfurase has product MSTSELLPPSVGDLSDVGNLTPWLEQLANELFSAVPGQSVGINQLGSLPQGDRAGFNPAIASATPAIPTPPPLSVPEQRLDSPYSSDALNLHAKQSSLHSSGVNPADFGLPDEAQLRQLLAPRLSTSPIDSTLQAQPQAAVPSSFGSSFYFLDYAQPTSPAGIQVPGLHADPFQAGHGQSQQGLSSIARPPFDPHLLRKDFPILRERVSGGKQLIWLDNAATTQKPQAVIDRISYFYEHENSNIHRAAHELAARSTDAYEGARESARSFLNARSTNEIVFVRGTTEAINLVAKSWGEANIGKGDEIIISWLEHHANIVPWQQLVAKTGAVLRVIPVNDNGELLLDEYAKLLSPRTKLVSFTQVSNALGTITPAKRIIELAHSVGAKVLLDGAQSVSHLRADVQALDCDWFVFSGHKVFGPTGIGVLYGKEALLNETPPWQGGGNMIEDVTFENTRFHAAPFRFEAGTGNIADAVGLGAALDYVQRIGIANIEAYEHQLLVYGTRLLKDIPGLRLIGTAAEKAGVLSFVLDGFETIKVGALLNKEGIAVRSGHHCAQPILRRFGLEATVRPSLAFYNTCSDLDALAAAILKIKSGKNAL; this is encoded by the coding sequence ATGAGTACAAGTGAGCTTCTTCCACCCAGCGTGGGCGATCTCAGTGATGTCGGCAATCTGACGCCTTGGCTGGAGCAACTGGCCAATGAGCTGTTCAGCGCTGTGCCGGGGCAAAGCGTGGGGATCAATCAACTGGGCAGTCTGCCACAGGGTGATCGCGCAGGCTTTAATCCAGCCATCGCCTCGGCCACGCCAGCGATTCCGACGCCACCACCACTGAGTGTGCCTGAGCAACGGCTCGATAGCCCGTACAGCAGTGATGCCTTGAATTTGCACGCAAAACAATCGAGCTTGCACAGCAGTGGCGTTAATCCAGCTGATTTCGGCTTGCCCGATGAAGCCCAGCTGCGCCAATTATTGGCACCGCGTTTAAGCACGAGCCCGATTGATTCAACATTGCAGGCCCAGCCGCAAGCTGCGGTGCCGAGCAGCTTCGGCTCGAGTTTTTACTTCCTCGATTACGCCCAGCCTACCAGCCCAGCGGGCATTCAAGTGCCCGGTTTGCATGCGGATCCGTTTCAAGCGGGTCACGGCCAGTCGCAGCAAGGCTTATCCAGTATTGCTCGCCCACCGTTTGACCCGCATCTATTGCGCAAGGATTTTCCAATCTTGCGTGAGCGGGTGAGCGGCGGCAAGCAACTGATCTGGCTCGATAACGCGGCGACAACGCAAAAGCCGCAGGCAGTCATTGATCGGATTAGCTACTTCTACGAGCACGAAAACTCAAACATTCACCGCGCAGCGCACGAGCTGGCTGCGCGCTCGACCGATGCGTATGAAGGCGCGCGCGAATCTGCGCGCAGCTTTTTAAATGCCCGTTCGACGAATGAAATCGTGTTTGTGCGTGGCACGACCGAAGCGATTAATCTGGTCGCCAAATCGTGGGGCGAAGCCAATATCGGCAAGGGCGATGAGATCATCATCAGCTGGCTAGAGCATCACGCCAATATCGTGCCATGGCAGCAACTCGTTGCTAAAACTGGGGCGGTATTGCGGGTGATTCCGGTCAATGACAACGGTGAATTGTTGCTCGACGAATACGCCAAACTGCTCAGCCCTCGCACTAAGCTGGTGTCATTTACCCAGGTATCGAATGCCTTGGGCACGATTACACCCGCCAAGCGGATTATCGAGCTGGCACATAGCGTTGGCGCGAAAGTGTTGCTCGATGGCGCGCAATCAGTGTCACATCTGCGTGCTGATGTACAGGCACTTGATTGCGACTGGTTTGTGTTTTCGGGTCACAAAGTTTTCGGGCCGACCGGCATTGGCGTGCTCTACGGCAAAGAAGCCTTGCTGAACGAAACGCCACCATGGCAAGGCGGCGGCAACATGATTGAAGACGTGACGTTTGAGAACACGCGTTTTCATGCTGCGCCGTTCCGCTTTGAAGCAGGCACCGGCAATATTGCCGATGCGGTCGGTCTGGGTGCTGCGCTCGATTACGTGCAGCGCATCGGCATAGCCAATATCGAAGCCTACGAGCATCAGCTCTTGGTCTATGGCACGCGCTTGCTCAAAGATATTCCGGGCTTGCGTTTGATTGGTACGGCGGCTGAAAAAGCGGGTGTGTTGTCGTTTGTGCTCGATGGCTTTGAGACGATCAAGGTTGGCGCATTGCTGAACAAGGAAGGCATTGCGGTGCGCTCGGGCCATCATTGCGCGCAACCGATCTTGCGCCGTTTCGGATTGGAAGCGACCGTGCGTCCATCGCTGGCGTTTTACAACACTTGCAGCGATCTGGATGCGCTGGCCGCAGCGATTTTGAAAATCAAAAGCGGCAAAAACGCACTCTAA
- a CDS encoding family 2A encapsulin nanocompartment shell protein: protein MTTEQQTALGDVAARQLAIATRTVPQLTSITPRWLTHLLNWVPVEAGIYRVNKVKDASSVEVDCSARDERVLPNTFVDYIENPREYLLSAVNTVLDVHTRVSDLYSKPYNQISEQLRLTIETVKERQESELINNKEYGLLHSIAPSQRIKTRTGAPTPDDLDELISKVWKEPGFFLLHPLAIAAFGRECTRRGVPPPTVSLFGSQFLTWRGIPLFPSDKLPIENGKSKILLIRTGESRQGVVGLYQPDLPGQQSPGLSVRFMGINHKAIASYLVSLYCSLAVLTDDAIAVLEDVEIGKYHEYK, encoded by the coding sequence ATGACCACCGAACAACAAACGGCATTAGGCGACGTAGCCGCACGGCAGCTAGCCATTGCGACCCGCACCGTACCGCAGCTCACCTCGATCACACCGCGCTGGTTGACGCATTTACTCAACTGGGTGCCCGTTGAGGCCGGTATTTACCGCGTCAATAAAGTGAAAGACGCCAGCAGCGTTGAAGTCGATTGTTCTGCACGCGACGAGCGCGTATTGCCCAATACTTTTGTGGATTACATCGAAAACCCACGTGAATATCTGTTATCGGCCGTCAATACCGTGCTCGATGTGCATACCCGCGTATCTGATTTGTATAGCAAGCCGTACAACCAGATTAGCGAGCAGTTGCGCCTGACCATCGAAACAGTCAAAGAGCGTCAAGAAAGCGAGCTGATCAATAATAAAGAATATGGCCTGTTGCACAGCATCGCGCCGAGCCAGCGCATCAAAACGCGCACCGGCGCGCCAACGCCAGATGATCTGGACGAGCTAATTTCCAAAGTGTGGAAAGAACCGGGCTTCTTCCTCTTGCACCCATTGGCAATCGCCGCCTTTGGCCGTGAATGCACGCGCCGTGGGGTACCCCCACCCACTGTATCGCTGTTTGGCTCACAGTTCCTGACTTGGCGCGGTATACCCCTGTTCCCTTCAGACAAACTGCCAATCGAAAACGGCAAATCGAAGATCTTGCTGATTCGCACCGGTGAAAGCCGTCAGGGCGTCGTGGGTCTGTATCAGCCGGATCTGCCAGGTCAGCAAAGCCCGGGCTTGTCGGTGCGCTTTATGGGCATTAACCACAAAGCCATCGCCTCATACCTGGTATCGCTATATTGCTCATTGGCCGTGCTGACCGACGACGCGATTGCGGTGCTCGAAGACGTAGAAATCGGTAAATACCATGAGTACAAGTGA
- the epsC gene encoding serine O-acetyltransferase EpsC — translation MNALLNMPDALTAESRLTPAANADGSHDKHWGLSEVVNGLRQSREHTKKIRYQGRVRELPSREIMQQILDGLAAALFPTHYGRPDLNDESIDHFVGSTLHACLTQLAEQVRRSLLFSAERSAAFDHNLKQIADEVTRSFASQLPDIRAFLVGDLNAAQQGDPAANSISEILLCYPGFRAVLSYRLAHTLYLLGAPFLARIISNLAYASTGIDIHPGARIGAEFFIDHGSGVVIGETSIIGERVRIYQAVTLGSKSFPTDENGNLVKGNARHPIVEDDVVIYAGATILGRITIGKGSVIGGNVWLTQSVPANSHISQASNRNS, via the coding sequence GTGAACGCACTGCTGAATATGCCTGATGCCTTGACGGCCGAATCACGCCTCACACCGGCAGCCAACGCCGATGGCAGCCACGACAAACACTGGGGCTTGAGCGAGGTCGTCAACGGCTTGCGCCAATCGCGCGAGCACACCAAAAAGATCCGCTATCAGGGCCGCGTGCGCGAACTGCCCTCACGCGAAATCATGCAGCAGATTCTGGATGGCCTTGCCGCTGCGCTTTTTCCCACCCATTACGGCCGACCGGATTTGAACGATGAAAGTATCGATCATTTTGTCGGCAGCACGCTGCACGCCTGCCTGACGCAGCTGGCCGAACAAGTCCGCCGCAGCCTGCTATTTAGCGCCGAGCGCAGCGCCGCGTTTGATCACAATCTGAAACAGATCGCCGATGAAGTCACGCGCAGCTTTGCCAGCCAGTTACCGGATATTCGCGCTTTTCTGGTGGGCGATCTCAACGCCGCGCAGCAGGGCGATCCGGCTGCCAACAGCATTTCCGAAATCCTGCTGTGCTATCCGGGCTTTCGCGCAGTATTGAGCTATCGGCTGGCGCACACGCTGTATTTGCTCGGCGCGCCCTTTCTGGCGCGGATTATTTCCAATCTGGCCTACGCCAGCACCGGCATTGATATTCACCCCGGCGCGCGGATTGGTGCCGAGTTCTTTATCGACCATGGCAGCGGCGTTGTGATTGGTGAAACCAGCATTATCGGCGAGCGCGTGCGGATTTATCAGGCCGTCACGCTAGGCTCAAAAAGCTTTCCCACCGATGAAAACGGCAATCTGGTCAAAGGCAATGCTCGCCACCCGATTGTGGAAGACGATGTGGTGATTTATGCCGGCGCGACGATTTTGGGCCGTATCACGATTGGCAAAGGCTCGGTGATTGGCGGCAATGTTTGGCTCACGCAATCGGTACCGGCCAACAGCCATATCTCGCAAGCCAGCAATCGAAATAGCTAG
- a CDS encoding RBBP9/YdeN family alpha/beta hydrolase, whose amino-acid sequence MATIESWLSAGKRILIAPGWNNSPADHWQSIWQQQYPQIERIEQNDWQHPKAADWVRSFEQKISEGDAPTIIVAHSLACATLAHWAALFGRNRAVQGVLLVAPADVMRPEAPDEFQGFMPLPSIALPFTSWVIASDNDPSCSVDRAVQLSQIWRSKLHWIENGGHINVESGHGEWPEGLQLLAQLISKIHEQELLINLDFAH is encoded by the coding sequence ATGGCGACCATTGAAAGCTGGCTGAGCGCCGGAAAACGCATCCTGATTGCCCCGGGCTGGAATAATTCGCCCGCAGACCACTGGCAATCCATCTGGCAGCAGCAATACCCGCAAATCGAGCGCATTGAGCAAAACGACTGGCAGCATCCTAAAGCCGCCGACTGGGTGCGCAGCTTTGAGCAGAAAATTTCTGAGGGCGACGCACCGACGATCATTGTCGCGCACAGCCTGGCTTGCGCCACGCTGGCTCACTGGGCGGCACTATTTGGCCGCAACAGAGCCGTACAAGGCGTTTTGCTCGTTGCCCCTGCCGATGTAATGCGACCCGAAGCGCCCGACGAATTTCAAGGCTTTATGCCGCTACCGTCGATTGCCCTGCCGTTTACCAGCTGGGTGATCGCCAGCGATAACGACCCGAGCTGCAGCGTGGATCGCGCCGTGCAATTGAGCCAGATCTGGCGCAGCAAGCTGCACTGGATAGAAAACGGCGGCCACATCAATGTCGAATCAGGGCACGGCGAATGGCCTGAGGGCTTGCAGCTGCTGGCGCAGCTGATCAGCAAAATCCATGAGCAGGAACTGCTGATCAATCTCGATTTCGCCCACTAA
- a CDS encoding EAL domain-containing protein, translated as MNWPQIQASERLPVPPEIARDWPESLFQVDSLRGILVKALGSTLASAFQPIFDRHNHHFADEALLRASVRDKAISPPQAFASARQGNKLVAFDRLCRTLHVMNYSSYAQSNRLLFLNVHPELLVEISDHGAYFEHILSSLGFGPNQVVLELLENEAVAVDASAISRAVKNYRAKGYRIALDDFGHGMANLDRLWLLEPDFVKLDRHILALAAQQDKARQGYAKLVSLLHDAGSQVIAEGVETQTEKNIALDSGVDGLQGFFLARPNYRPL; from the coding sequence ATGAACTGGCCACAAATACAAGCAAGCGAGCGCTTGCCGGTGCCGCCCGAAATTGCCCGCGACTGGCCAGAAAGCCTGTTTCAGGTCGATTCGCTGCGCGGCATTCTGGTCAAGGCACTGGGCTCGACGCTAGCGTCAGCGTTTCAGCCGATTTTTGACCGCCACAATCACCACTTTGCCGATGAAGCCTTGCTGCGCGCCTCAGTGCGCGATAAAGCCATTTCGCCGCCACAAGCTTTTGCCTCGGCACGACAAGGCAACAAGCTGGTCGCATTTGACCGCCTATGCCGCACCCTGCATGTGATGAATTACAGCAGCTATGCCCAATCGAACCGGCTGCTGTTTTTAAATGTTCACCCTGAATTGCTGGTCGAGATCAGCGATCATGGCGCGTATTTCGAGCATATTTTAAGTAGTCTGGGCTTTGGCCCCAATCAGGTGGTGCTTGAGTTACTGGAAAACGAAGCCGTCGCCGTCGATGCCAGCGCGATCAGCCGCGCAGTCAAAAACTATCGCGCCAAAGGCTACCGGATTGCGCTGGATGATTTTGGTCACGGCATGGCCAATCTGGACCGGCTCTGGCTGCTTGAGCCCGATTTCGTCAAGCTTGACCGCCATATTCTGGCGCTGGCCGCCCAGCAGGACAAAGCCCGGCAAGGCTACGCCAAGCTGGTGTCGCTGTTGCACGACGCAGGCAGCCAGGTGATTGCCGAAGGCGTCGAAACGCAAACCGAGAAAAACATTGCACTGGATAGTGGCGTGGACGGCCTGCAAGGCTTTTTCCTGGCCCGACCTAATTACCGCCCACTCTAA
- a CDS encoding sulfate ABC transporter substrate-binding protein translates to MKLKHTLTAITLAIASGTSLAASIELLNVSYDPTRELYQEYNKAFAKHWKAKTGDDVTIRQSHGGSGKQGRAVIDGLEADVVTLALAYDIDELAEKGKLLGPDWQKKLPNNASPYTSTIVFLVRKGNPKKVKDWNDLIRDDIKVITPNPKTSGGARWNYLAAWAYALKQPGGNDAKARDFVQKLFKNVPILDTGARGSLVTFTQRGQGDVFLSWENEAVLAIKELGPDKFDIVAPSLSILAEPPVAIVDKVVDKKGTRKVATEYLNYLYSKEGQEIAAQNYYRPQDKAVLAKYAKQFPNVKLFDIDDVFGGWAKAQKTHFSDGGVFDQIYSAGK, encoded by the coding sequence ATGAAACTCAAGCACACCCTTACAGCAATCACCCTCGCCATCGCCAGCGGCACCAGTCTGGCCGCCAGCATCGAGCTACTGAATGTGTCTTACGATCCAACGCGTGAGCTGTATCAGGAATATAACAAAGCTTTTGCCAAACACTGGAAAGCCAAAACGGGTGACGATGTAACGATTCGCCAGTCTCACGGCGGCTCGGGCAAGCAAGGCCGCGCGGTCATCGACGGACTGGAAGCCGATGTAGTGACCCTTGCCCTCGCCTACGACATTGACGAGCTGGCTGAAAAAGGCAAATTGCTCGGCCCGGACTGGCAGAAAAAATTGCCAAACAATGCCAGCCCTTACACCTCGACCATTGTTTTTTTGGTTCGCAAAGGCAACCCGAAAAAGGTTAAAGACTGGAATGACCTGATTCGCGACGACATCAAGGTGATCACCCCTAATCCGAAAACCTCGGGCGGTGCGCGCTGGAACTATCTGGCGGCCTGGGCCTACGCCCTCAAGCAGCCAGGCGGCAACGACGCCAAAGCGCGTGATTTTGTGCAAAAGCTGTTTAAAAACGTACCGATTCTGGACACCGGTGCACGCGGCTCGCTGGTGACATTCACACAGCGCGGCCAGGGTGATGTGTTCCTGTCGTGGGAAAATGAAGCCGTGCTGGCGATCAAGGAGCTGGGCCCGGATAAATTCGACATTGTGGCGCCTAGCTTGTCGATTCTGGCCGAGCCACCGGTGGCGATTGTCGATAAAGTAGTCGACAAAAAAGGCACGCGCAAAGTGGCGACCGAATACCTGAACTATCTGTACTCCAAAGAAGGTCAGGAAATTGCCGCACAAAACTACTACCGTCCGCAGGATAAAGCCGTGCTGGCCAAGTACGCCAAGCAGTTTCCGAACGTGAAACTGTTCGACATCGACGATGTGTTCGGTGGCTGGGCCAAGGCGCAGAAAACTCACTTTAGCGACGGCGGCGTGTTCGACCAGATCTACAGCGCAGGCAAATAA